A window from Mytilus galloprovincialis chromosome 8, xbMytGall1.hap1.1, whole genome shotgun sequence encodes these proteins:
- the LOC143043098 gene encoding uncharacterized protein LOC143043098: MTWLCHQITERFLVVRLQGSEDFSCYPIFYNLQGAPLMFTIGIGDEAKTFANQTGEFTDICEVCKMPTVYAVAKVPGSPSSPPPTQSCDTPSMCPSPGKACSANDVIPKGSGCPIPTPTTTEQTTTTPELTTSVPISTSETKTTTRVYRSHCRKRNHRHP, encoded by the exons ATGACATGGCTGTGTCATCAAATAACAGAACGCTTCCTTGTTGTCCG ACTACAGGGTTCTGAGGACTTCTCATGTTATCCGATTTTTTACAATCTCCAAGGTGCTCCTTTAATGTTTACAATCGGAATAGGAG ACGAAGCCAAAACGTTTGCCAACCAAACGGGAGAATTTACAGATATATGTGAAGTCTGTAAAATGCCAACTGTCTATGCGGTAGCTAAAG TTCCAGGATCACCTT CCTCACCCCCACCGACTCAATCCTGCGATACACCCTCAATGTGTCCCTCACCTGGTAAAGCATGTAGTGCGAATGACGTCATCCCTAAAGGTTCTGGATGTCCAATTCCTACACCGACCACAACAGAACAAACAACAACCACGCCTGAACTAACAACAAGTGTGCCTATAAGTACTTCTGAAACAAAGACAACGACTCGTGTTTATCGCAGTCATTGCAGGAAGAGAAATCATCGACATCCTTAG